A DNA window from Arachis hypogaea cultivar Tifrunner chromosome 18, arahy.Tifrunner.gnm2.J5K5, whole genome shotgun sequence contains the following coding sequences:
- the LOC112771426 gene encoding zinc finger CCCH domain-containing protein 2-like, whose product MSICSDQQHHHKFYPSQQLLSPKKSLRDIDVPPRKLLTRRAAAVDAGEMFSDDTLFQKFLPCNNPADDSGSDGDDPYSSDHFRMYEFKVRRCTRSRSHDWTDCPFAHPGEKARRRDPRRYHYSGTVCPEYRRGACSRGDSCEFAHGVFECWLHPARYRTEACKDGKNCKRKVCFFAHTPKQLRILPVTMSTSNDISPCKKNKLFLNPSSGSSSNNSCCLFCHHCAGGGGAAAVNSPTSTLLGMSRFSPPLSPSSSATSPPVSPISRLSRYGACRAGGGGGGGASNLSYKDVVNELMSSLEGLSFSDALNYSDVSGVSAAKVATNMPWVDVPLNCEDQQEFIFSPSSPMMMTPTRSCDDDGKFSRFFISNENKVVAHKSNSDANISNDINGANNCPAPDLGWVNDLLM is encoded by the coding sequence ATGAGTATCTGTTCCGATCAGCAGCACCATCACAAGTTTTACCCTTCTCAACAACTCCTTTCTCCTAAGAAGTCCCTCAGAGATATTGACGTTCCACCAAGGAAGCTCCTCACCCGTCGAGCCGCCGCCGTCGACGCCGGTGAAATGTTCTCCGACGACACGCTTTTTCAGAAATTCCTCCCTTGCAACAACCCTGCTGACGATTCTGGCTCTGACGGCGACGACCCATACTCATCCGACCACTTCCGGATGTATGAGTTCAAGGTCCGCCGTTGCACTCGCAGCCGCAGCCATGACTGGACTGACTGCCCTTTTGCCCACCCAGGCGAAAAGGCCCGCCGTCGCGACCCGCGTCGGTATCACTACTCTGGAACGGTCTGTCCAGAATACCGCCGCGGCGCGTGCAGCCGTGGTGACAGCTGCGAGTTTGCACACGGCGTCTTTGAATGCTGGCTCCACCCTGCAAGGTACAGAACCGAAGCATGCAAAGATGGAAAGAACTGCAAGAGGAAAGTGTGCTTTTTCGCGCACACTCCGAAACAACTGAGGATCCTTCCAGTTACAATGAGTACTTCGAATGACATCTCTCCATGCAAGAAGAACAAGCTTTTCCTGAACCCTTCGTCAGGTTCTTCTAGTAACAATAGCTGCTGTTTGTTCTGCCACCACTGTGCCGGTGGTGGTGGTGCTGCTGCTGTTAATTCTCCAACTTCGACGCTTTTAGGCATGTCCCGTTTTTCGCCGCCGCTCTCACCATCGTCATCCGCCACGTCGCCGCCGGTTTCTCCGATTAGTAGGCTGTCCCGCTACGGTGCGTGTCGTgctggcggtggtggtggtggtggtgccagTAACTTGAGTTACAAGGACGTGGTTAATGAATTGATGAGTTCTTTGGAGGGTTTGAGTTTCAGCGACGCTTTGAATTATAGCGACGTTTCAGGTGTTTCTGCTGCAAAAGTAGCAACTAACATGCCGTGGGTTGATGTTCCTCTGAATTGTGAGGATCAGCAAGAGTTTATTTTTTCTCCGTCTTCTCCAATGATGATGACCCCAACAAGAAGCTGTGATGATGATGGgaaattttctaggttttttattaGCAACGAAAACAAGGTGGTTGCTCATAAATCTAATTCCGATGCTAAtatttctaatgatattaatggTGCGAATAATTGCCCAGCTCCTGATCTCGGATGGGTGAATGATCTTCTGATGTAG